AAAAGAGCGGTTATCTTTGCAAGGAGCAGCGGTGGCGTGAAAACGGGGGCAAGAGCAGCAACATGTATTTTTTGAAATCAGGGATGGGGTAACTCTGAAAAACTTTACTTTTACACCAAGGGGGCAGCCTGTTCATTTGGTGAACTGTGGTACGGTTCACCGTGAGCTATGCAGTGAACTGCCCACTCTAAGAAATATTCAACGTCAGACAAAGAAACAAAATAGTTTTATAGATAAATAGCATGAAAGGTGGAAAATAGGATGAATTTAGAAAAATCAAGGAATGCGGAATACAAAAAGTGTGCAGCTTTATTGTCTCTGTTGGTTGGATTGTCTTGGAACACCCTCATATCATGGAACCAAATGAAAAACAGCTTGAAAAGATAGGACTGTTCAATGAATTCATTTCCTCTTATAACCTCCTGAAAATCTATGAATTATTTGGGGGACGCAATAAATAAGCATATTTTGTAAGTAATATTGCGATCACAATAAAAAATATTGAAATTGCATAATAGTAAGTGTATGCTATAAATATAGGACGATGGAGGTGAAATACGTGCCGGTAAGCTACAAAAAGCTGTGGAAACTGTTGATCGATAAAGACATGAAGAAAAAAGACCTTTGTAAAGCAGCAGGCATAAGTTCATCGTCTATAGTTAAGCTCAGCAAAAATGAGAATGTGACTACCGGAGTACTGGTCAAGATTTGCAAGGCGCTTAACTGTGATATCGGAGATATCATGGAAATTGTTGATGGGCCGGATGAACAGCGCGACTGCAGGTAAGATAGCGTGACTAGAATAGAAAGAGAGTGGGGTTTGCTTGGGTACGTTAATAAAGAGTTCTCAATTCAGTAAAAAAATGCTTGAGAAAACAAATACACCGATTATACTTTGCTCTTCTGCGCCAAGATTGAAAAAGATTATTGCCGAAGCTGGTTATCAAGAGCTCAGACTTAATGGATTATTGGCTGAAGCCCTTGTAAAAAAAGATGCAGCTATCAGGCCGCAGTTTGTTAGCGATGAAGCGATAAGAATTGTATCGTCCATACAAGGCCCGATTTTTCTGACAGACTACGAAATACTGTTTGACCCGAGGTACAGCATTGATGTTATCAGATTTTTTTATGAGCTGTCACGCAGAGCAAAAATTGTTATAAAGTGGTGCGGCACGTTGGACGATAACCACTTGGTATATGCAACACCGGCTTATAGGGATTTTCATTCATATAACATTCATGACTATGATATAACTTGTGTAATCTGAGGGGGTTTATTTTGATGAAATACGCAGATTTGATAAACTTCAATCCAATCGAAAGCATTATCCAGCTTACGGCGGCTAATGACAAGAAAGAAGCAATAAATCTGGTTAAAAGCTATGTCATGTCCGATGATATGGCGGACAAGCTAACCAATAATATGCTTTCACAGCTTCGGTTAGATGATGTGGTAGACAATAAAGGTGTTTTGCTGGTAGGTAACTACGGTACAGGTAAATCACACCTTATGTCGGTCATTTCTTCAATAGCATACGATGCCGAAAACCTTGACTATGTACAAAACAAAAAGTTTGCCGAGGCTGCCAGGATCATTGCGGGGAAGTTTGAAGTTCTGCGTATTGAGATAGGCGCATCAAAAATGTCCCTCAGGAACATCATCCTGACAAAAGTAAAGCAGGATTTTGCTGAACGTGGGCTCATCTTTGACTTCCCTGATGAAAAGGATATTATCTCAAATAAAGATGTGCTCCTGACCATGATGGATTTGTTTTCATCCAAATATCCCGACAAAGGATACCTGATTGTGGTGGATGAGTTCCTCGACTATCTTGGCGGCCGTAAAAGCCAGGAGATTAAGCTCGACTTGGGCTTCATGCGCGAGCTGGGAGAAATTATTAAAACTTCCCGTTTAAGAGCTATTTTCGGAGTACAGGAAAAACTTTTTGATAACCCCAGCTTTTCATTTGTATCCAATACTTTAAACCGGGTAAAGGATAGGTTTGAGCAAGTCATCATTCGTAAGGAAGATACGGCCTATGTTGTATCTGAAAGAATACTGAAGAAGACTCCTGAACAGAAGGCGCTGATCCGTGAGCACTTGCAAAAGTTCTGCAGTCTGTATACCAATATGTCGGAGCGCATGGAGGAGTACGTTGACCTGTTCCCTATTCATCCTTCATATATTGAAGTTTTTAACAAGATTTACATTATTGAGAACCGTCATATACTAAAAAACATTTCGGAGATCATCAGGCGGATACTTGACGATGAAATTACTGATGAATCTCCCGGCATTGTATCATTTGACAGCTACTGGTCCTTTATCAAGGAAAACCTTGCCCTTAAAACAGATGCCAATATTAAAGAAGTCGTTGAAAAGAGCGGCATGCTTGAGGATATCGTCAACCGTTCATTTCCTAAACGTCTTTATAAACCTTTGGCATTGCAGATAATATATGCTTTAAGCGTACATAGATTAACCACCGGTGACATCAGTATCCGTGCAGGACTTACCGCAGAAAACCTCAGGGATGATCTTTGCCTGTATTTAAAAGGAATGCCCGACCAAAGCTCAGATACATTACAGTCTATCATTCAAACGGTTCTGAAGGATATAATGACCACTGTCAGCGGGCAGTTTATTGAACATAATGCAGATAACGGACAATATTATCTGGACTTGAAAAAAGATATCGACTACGACGAAAAAATCACGCAAAGAGCGGCTATCATGGATGATGACAGTCTTAATAGCTATTTTTATGATGTAGTTTATTATTGCTTAGAGTGGGATCAGAAAGAATATGTTGATAATTTCAAAATCTATGAACACCGGTTAAACTGGGTGTCTCATGCTATTTTTCGCTCAGGCTACCTATTCTTTGGCACACCTGAATCGCGTCCGACTGCTCAGCCGCCAGAGGATTATTACATATACTTTATTCCTCCCTATGGCAATGAGAGCTATACGGATGACAAGAAGGACGATGAGGTCTTTTTCCTGTTTAAGCCCAACGAAGACTTCAAGAACACGCTGAAGTTATATGGTGCTGCTCAAATACTGAAAGATTTGGCCGAAGAAAAAAATAAGCCTGCCTATCAAAACAAAGCTGAAGTTTTCAAGAAAAAGCTGACGAAATACCTGAGTGAAAATAAGAATACTTGCTTTGAAGTAATCTATAAGGGCGAAAAGAAGCAGCTACTGGAAGTGATGAAGGGACAATATAAGAGCACCAACCCGTTCAAAGAAACCATTGATCTGGTTGCTTCCATCTGTTTGGACGAATACTTTACGAAAAAGTATCCTGAGATGCCGAAATTTAAAATTCAGATTACGCACCGCAATCGGGCAGATATTATCCGTGCAGGCATTGACAGGTTTGCAGGGCGAAAGAACCAACAGGCAAACGCCTTGCTTGAAAGTTTTGATTTACTTGACGGTGAAAAAATTACCGTTCAAAACTCCAAGTATGCACAATACTTTATCAAAGAGCTGGAAAAGATCCCTGCCAAGGCCGTTATCAATTTCAGTGACATTTATACTGAAGTTCAAAATAAAGATGAATATTACCTGGACAAGCGGTTCGGAATCAGCTATGCCCTGCTACCGATTGTCTTACTTGCATTGGTTCATACAGGCCATGCGGTCATTGCTTTAAGGAACGGCACTACCCTGACTGCATCTGATTTGGAAACGCTGCCCAAGATATCAGCCATTGACATTTATGAGTTTAAGTACATTTTCAAGCCAAAGGACATGCAGCTGGCAGAACTGGTCAGGCTGTATGAGCTGCTGGAGCTCCCTGTTGGCCTTATCAACAATCCTGCCCAGCGGGAGGCCGGGCTTGAACAGATGCTTGCCAGAGCACAGGAGATGGCCAATGTTGCGGTCAGGGCCAACAGCAAGCTGAACGGAGAATTTGAGCTTTGGGGCGAACCGCTGATTGCCGACCATCTTGCTTCGGATTATAAGGCTTCTGCTAAGAGGGTGCTGGACATATTCGGTAACTTCCAGAGCAGGTTCAATACCGTGGCCAAGCTCAATAACTTTAATTACACAATGGAACAGATTGAGCAGCTTGGCAAGGATATTGCTGCCTCAAAAATTGTTCTGGAATACGAAAAATTCAGGAACGACTGCCTTGCCAATGTCAATTACATGATGAATTTGGAACGCATGGAGCTTGGTGCTGCCTTAAGAGCAGAGATTGAAGCCGCCAAGGAAAACTTCCGCAAGATTAGAGATGACATACCTCAGGACATGAGCGGCGAGGGTGCTGCAGCGGATGTGAACAGTTTGCTGGTAAAAGTCAAAAACCAGTATATTGACATCTACTTTGCAGAGCATCAGAAAAAACGTCTCGGAGTTTCCGATGGCCAGCGTAAGGGTGAACTGGTCGGGTCGGCAAAACTAGCTAATTTAAAGCGCTTGAAAGCAATCAATAATATTTTTTCGGCATCTAAACTGGACAGTATCGAAAAGGACCTGGCCGGGCTCAAAGTCTGCTATGAGCTGACTCCTGATATGCTGAAAACGAACCATTTCTGCACGAAATGCAATTTCTTGATGGGTGAAGCCGATATTCCGGTAAAAGGCAGGCTTGAAGAGATTGAAGACCGGATTGACAGCCTGCTTGCCGAATGGACGAATACCCTGTTTAATACGGTTACAGACCCAACACTTGAAGAACAAAAGCAATATTTAAGTCCGGAACAACGCAAGGCAATTGATGCATTTATTGAAACTAAGACTTTGCCCGAAAAGATTGACCAGTTCTTTATTACTGCTATTGAGGATCTGTTACAAGGTTTTGAACCTGTCGCCATTGCGGCCGACGACATCATTGACAAGCTCGGCGCACTTGGGCCGTGCGATATTGAAACCTTCCAGCGCAAACTGAAAGATCTGCTGGATAGTTATACCAAAGGCAAGGATAAAGAGAAGCTGCGTATTATTGTAAAAAGATAAGGAGAGACCAGTATGAAGCTGACTAAAGAAGATATTGACAAAGTACGGCATATAGAGGGTTTTCCTATAGGCAAGGACGAGGACATTATTGCTCTATCCAATCCTCCCTACTATACGGCATGCCCTAATCCATTTATTGAAGATTTTATAAAAGAACATGGCAAGCCTTATGATGAAGCGACTGACGATTATCATAGGGAGCCGTTCGCTGCTGATGTGAGCGAGGGTAAGAATGACCCGATATATAATGCTCATAGCTATCATACGAAAGTGCCTCATAAAGCTATTATGCGCTACATTCTCCATTATACAGAGCCAGGTGACATTATCTTTGACGGCTTCTGTGGTACCGGTATGACAGGTGTTGCGGCACAGATGTGTGGGAATCCTGATCCAGAGTTTAAAGCCAAAATCGAAGCCGAAATGCCCTATGTCAAATGGGGAGCACGCAAAGCCATCTTGAACGACCTTTCTCCTGCGGCTACCTTTATTGCTTATAACTATAATACACCGGTGGATGTGGCGGAGTTTCAGCGGGAAGCCACTCGCATTCTAAAAGAATGCGAAAAGGAGCTGGGCTGGATGTATAAGACAAGGCATGTCATTGAAGGAAAGCTCCAAATAGGCATAGATGGGAATCCCCTTATCGGTTGCATCAACTATACGGTTTGGAGCGATGTGTTTATCTGCCCTACCTGCTCCAATGAAATCGTGTTTTGGGACGCGGCTGTTGACAAGAAAAACGGCAAGGTCAATGACACCTTTTTTTGTCCCCATTGCCGCAGCCAGCTGACCAAACGCAGTTGTGCACGGGCCCAGGAAACACATTTTGATACACGGCTGAATGTATTTGTCACCATGGCCAAGCAGGTACCGGTTTTAATCAATTACTCGGTGGGAAATAAGCGGTTTGAAAAAACACCGGACGAGTTTGATCTGGCGCTGATTGAAAAAATCAACAATATGGAAATACCATACTGGTATCCAACGGATGAATTGCCTAATGGATATAATACAGAGCAACCCAAACGCTCGCATGGGGTAACCCATGTGCATCAGTTTTATACGAGAAGGAATTTGGCTGTATTGGCAGCTATTTCACATAAAGCATTAACTTCAAGATTTAACATTGTTTTTCAATCTATTAATGCTACGCTTACATCAAAGATAGTTCGCTATAACATGGGACATCGAGGCAACGGGCCTGTTAGCGGAACGCTTTATGTTCCTTCATTGGTAGCTGAATCTAATGTATTGAATTTGCTTATCGGGAAACAAACAGATTTTTTATCTGTTTACAATAAAACAACAAATTTTTGTGGTGCGCAAATCAATATTGGATCAACAAGCGATTTAAAAAATATAGAGGAAAATTCAATAGACTATATCTTTACGGACCCTCCGTTTGGCGGTAACCTAAACTATTCTGAACTGAGCTTTATTTGGGAGGCCTGGTTGAAGGTTTTTACCAATCAGAAACTCGAAGCGATTATAAACGCCGTTCAGGGGAAAGGTTTGCTGGAGTATCAGTCGCTGATGACTCAATGCTTCAGTGAGTGTTGCCGCGTCCTAAAGCCAGGCCGCTGGATGACAGTAGTATTCCATAATTCGCAAAACTCTGTTTGGAACGCCATTCAGGAATCGCTTCAACGCTCCGGTTTTATTATCGCTGACGTTCGTACGCTGAATAAGCAGCAAGGCAGCTTCAAGCAGGTTACGACCACGTCGGCCGTTAAGCAAGACCTTGTAATTTCAGCTTATAAACCAAAAGACAGTTTTAAGCGTGAGTTTATTTCCCACGCTGGAAGCGAAGAAACGGCATGGAGCTTTGTTCGTCAGCATCTTGAAAATCTACCCGTTGTTGTCGTTAAGAACGGGAAAATAGAACTAATAGCAGAACGTCAGGCATTTCTCCTCTATGACCGTATGGTGGCGTATCATATTATGAACGGAATAGCTGTTCCGTTAGACGCAACAGACTTTTATAAAGGCTTGGACGAAAAATTCTTGAAGCGTGACGGGATGTACTTTCTGGCTGATCAGGTCAACGAATATGACACGGCCCGTATCGTTAACGATGTGGAGCCGGTTCAGTTTGAGCTTTTTGTCACCAATGAGAAGTCGGCAATTGCATGGCTTTACCAACAGCTTGAGACACCGCAGACATACGCCGAACTCCAGCCGAAGTTTATGCAGGAAATAAAAGCCTGGGACAAGTTTGAGATAAGACCTGAGTTGGCAGTATTGCTTGAAGAAAACTTCCTGCAGGACGATAAGGGCAGATGGTATATCCCTGATATTACAAAGGCTTCCGATGTGGCCAAGCTCCGTGAAAAGAAATTGCTCAAAGAATTCGAGGGTTACGTGGCTACTAAAGGTAAGCTCAAACTCTTCCGTACAGAAGCTATCAGGGTGGGCTTTGCAAAACTCTGGGCCGATAAGAATTATAAGCTGATTGTCGAAACAGCAGAGCGCTTGCCGGAAAGTGTTATCCAGGAAGATGACAAGCTGCTTATGTATTATGACATTAGCTTGGGGAGGGTGTAAACAATGTCTGAATACCAGAGGGGTTCCGAATGGAGGCGTTGGGACTTACATGTACATACGCCAGGAACAATAAAAAACGATAAATATACTGGTAGTTCCATAGAGGAAAAATGGAACACTTTTTATACGGACATAACTACATATATTGGGGATGGAACTGATATTGCTAGAAATGTCGTTGCTCTTGGTATTACAGACTATCTTTCGGTCGAGAACTACAAGAAAGTGTTAATTGATAATCGTCTTCCCGCCACAGTAAAACTAGTATTGCCAAATGTTGAAATGCGAATGTATCCTCTGTCAAAACAAAGTGGCATTAATATTCATTTTCTTTTTGACCCTGCAATAGTAAATGACCTTGATGACCGTTTTTTTTCACAAATGTCAATAACGTATGGCGGCAGGACGTATACAGCAACAAAGAGTCAGTTAATTCAGCTTGGCAGAGCCGTTTCTTCATCAGTGGTTGATGAAGATGATGCTTATAAAATAGGTGTCGGTCAGTTCATTCCATCATTTGACTCAATTAAATCTATTTTTGACAAAGACGCAGATCTCCGCGAAAAAGTAATAATTGTCGTGTCGAATGGTAGCAATGACGGCGTAACGGGTGCAGCAAATCATTCTTGCTATTTCGACTCATCATCTCATGTGTCAGATTTTGATGCGACTCGACAAGCAATCTATCAGTTCGCGGATGCGATATTTTCTGCTAACCAAAATGATATTGACTATTTTCTTGGAAAAAGAGCTGATTCTCCTGATAAGGTTATTCAAAAATGCGGTTCTTTAATGCCTTGTATACATGGCTGCGATGCACACGAGAATTCAAAGATCTTTGAGCCAGATCAAAAGCGATACTGCTGGATAAAAGCAGATCCTACATTTAATGGTTTAAAACAAGTATTATATGAACCAGAGCAGAGAGTGAGAATTTCTGAACTTATACCAGAACAAAAACCAGATTACTATGTAATTGATCGTATTGAGTTTAAGGATACGGACTTTCAAACACAACCAGTTGTTTTTAACGATAAGTTAACTTGCATTATTGGCGGGAAGTCGACGGGAAAGTCTATTCTGTTGCATAATCTTGCCTTGGCCATTGACAAAAAGCAGGTTGAAGAAAAAATATCCATTACTAATACCAATACTAAGGTAGTTGATAAGCTAAAAGTCTACTGGGCGGATGGCTCAATAAGTTCAGATGCAAGTAATGACACTATACATAAAATCGTTTATATTCCTCAAACATACTTGAATAGACTTACTGACGAAAAAGAGGAAAAAACTGAAATAGATTCCATTATTGAAAATATTGTCCTAAATAACCAAGTTGTTAAAAAGGTGTATGAAGAAACTAAGGAAGCAATAAAAGCATATAAACCTGAGTTAGATAAGGCGATCTATGATTTACTCGAAAAACATAGAGAGCTTGGTGAGATAGATTCAAAAAGGAAAGAATTGGGGAATAAGCCTGGTATAGAGGCAGAGATCAATAAGCTGCGAGCTCAAAAAGAGCAACTGTCCAAAGCATTGTCTCTTTCTGAGAATGATATAAAATCGTATGACGAGGCTGTTTCAAAAGTCAGCCAGCTAACCCGCCAAATTACCGATTTAACTAATGAAATTGATAATATTAATGCTATCTCTTCTCTTGTAGTAGCGAAAGATATCGACTATCCATTTTCAAAAAATACTATGACTGAGATTAATCAAGTCATCAGCAAAGCTATCGAGGCAGCGAATGAAGTATGGTTATCAGCTAAGAAAACAATAATCGAGAATATTAATGTAATCAAATTGCAGAAAGAAAAGGAACTTAGTGGATATATCCAGACACAAGAATCCTTGCATGATAGAGTGCAAGGGAATAAGGCTATTATTGAACTAACTGACAAAATTAAATTAGAATCAGAAAAGCTTGGTAAGTTAATTGAGATGGATAACCAGTTCAAAGAAATAAGTAAAAGGGCAAACGTATTATTAGAGCAGGTTGTTGACTCAATGGCTTTTTATGCTAAACAGCATAAGAAATATGCGGATGCTGTTAATGGAAACACTGATTTATCAACAGATGATCTGGTTTTCTCGGTTGGGTATCCTTTTAGAAAAGAAGCTTTTCTTGAAAAACTCAAGCATATTATAGATAATCGTACACTAAAGAAAATAATAAATCTTGATGATTTTAGTGCAGAAGATTATTCCAAACAAAATGTTTATTCGATTGTCACGAAAATTCTCAGCGGTGAGTTGCCATTAGTAAAAAACAATACAGTAGAATCTGCTCTACGGATTATTTTAGCGGATTGGTATAATACGACATATAGCGTCAAAATGGATGGTGATACTATTGATGTTATGTCGCCAGGAAAGAAAGCACTGGTTTTGCTTAAATTACTCATTAGCTTAGCAAATAGTAAATGCCCTATACTAATTGATCAGCCGGAAGATGATCTTGATAACCGCTCAATTTTTGATGACCTTATTCCATTTATAAAGAGCAAGAAAAAGGATAGACAGATTATTGTAGTCACCCACAATGCGAACATTGTTTTGGGGAGCGATGCGGAAGAAGTTATCATTGCTAATCAAAATGGAAAAAACTCTCCTAATAAAGAATATCGGTTTGAATACAGGTCGGGTTCTATTGAAGATGATAAGCCTGTAATGGGAGCAGACGGAAGTCCTGAATCCGGCATTCTGAATAGTCAAGGCGTCCAACAACATATTTGTGATATTCTTGAAGGTGGTAAAAAAGCGTTTGATTTGAGGAAGCAAAAGTACCGCATATAAGCTAAAGCGTCTACTTTTCATATATTAAGTTTTAAACAGGAGAAAATCGAATGATCATAGGAGATTACGTTTTTGATAAAACTAAAAATGAGCGTGTGCAGATATTGGAGATCAGCGAAGTATGGGGCTTTGTGTCTTACAAGGTGTTTAATGCTTCTACCGGGACAGTTTATAAGTTATCCGCTGCTGACATTTGCGCCGAAGTACCCGAAGAAAATTTTAATGAGAGCTATCTTCGGTATGTTGCCATGCATTCAAAAATCAAGAACGAAACCTCCGAAGGCATCCTGTCAAAGCTATCGAGCGGCATCATTCCTTTGCCGCACCAGCTGCATGTTCTTAACAGGGCTTTATCAAACAATAATGTGAGATACATATTGGCGGATGAAGTGGGTCTCGGAAAAACTATTGAAGCAGGACTCATTATTAAAGAGTTAAAGACCAGGGGACTTATCAAGCGGATACTGGTTGTCTGCCCTACCGGTCTTGTAACTCAATGGAGTCTGGAAATGCAGGACAAGTTCAACGAGAAGTTCCATGTTATCCTGCCGGAAGATTATGACACCATTCGTAAGATAACTGGAAATGAGGACGTTTACGGGCAGTTTGATCAGGTTATCTCACCCATGGATTCTATCAAGCCCTTGGAAAGACGGGTTGGCTGGACGGAAGAAAAGATCGCCCAATACAATGAGGAACGGATTTATTCCATCATCAACAGCGGCTGGGATTTGGTCGTGATTGACGAGGCCCATAGGGTTGCCGGGAGTTCAGGGGAAGTAGCCAGATACAAGCTTGGCAACCTCCTGGCTGCAGCCAGCCCTTACCTGCTGTTGCTGACTGCTACACCCCATAATGGCAAAACGGAGCCGTTTTTGCGGCTTATACGCCTGGTTGATGAAAAGGCCTTCCCCAATATCAATGCCATTGTTAAAGAGCAGGTAGCTCCTTATGTTATAAGGACTGAAAAGCGTGAAGCCATAGACAATAACGGCAATAAGCTTTTTAAGAATCGAACTACTAGGGCTATTGAATTGCACTGGGACGAACGGCATTCCATGCAGCGCAGGCTGTATGAAATGGTGTCGGATTACGTTGCCCAAAATTATAACAAGGCAATGCGCAACCGCGGCAAAAACATGTGGTTCGTATTCCTGCTCATTATGATGCAGCGTCTGGTCACCAGCAGCACAAGCGCCGTCCGGGAAAGTATGGAACGGCGTGTTAAAGTCCTGGAAGAGCAAGCATTCAAGTATCAATCCATGTCCGAAGAAGAATTTGCAGAGATGGAATTGGAAGAAAACATGGAGGATGCCATTGCTGCCATTTCTCTGGACATCAAAGAAGAAATTGCCCAGCTTAACGATATCATTGCAGTTGCCAAGCAGGCAGAGTTCCAATATCTTGATGTCAAAGTTGAGCCGTTACTTGAAATTATCGATGACTTATTTGCTGAGGACCGGCAAAGAAAGGTTATCATTTTTACGGAATTTGTGGCGACACAAAGCTACCTTGTAAAGCTGTTGAAAGACAGGGGGTATTCAACATCCATTCTCAACGGCAGCATGAGTATTGAGGAACGGAATGCCGTGCTGCAGGAGTTTAAAACGGAAACGGACATCCTTATTTCGACCGATGCCGGTGGTGAGGGCCTAAACCTGCAGTTTTCCAACTGCATTATTAACTATGACCTGCCCTGGAATCCGATGAAGATAGAGCAGCGTATCGGGCGCGTTGACCGTATCGGGCAGCAAAGAGATGTGATAGTTTATAATTTTATTCTGGCTGATACTGTTGAAAACCGTGTAAAAGCTGTGTTGGAAGAAAAGCTTTCCGTCATACTTAAAGAGATTGGCATCGACAAGTATTCTGATGTGCTTGACAGTGAAACCGCTGAGCTTAACTTTACGGATGCTTATATGAAATCAATCCGCAATCCTAAAAATATTGAGTTAAACATTCGTCCGGTTGAGGAGGATTTGAAAAAGCAGGTTCAAAATACCATGCGTATAAAAGACCTCATAAAGGAAGAAAAAGACCTTACCTCAATGATTGGGACAGGATCTGCTTTTGACTTTGAAGCTGCATTGCGGCAGATGGTCACATACTATGAAAACTATAAGGGCAATCCCTACTTGCCTATCGAGAATTTCAGCATTAATGACCCTGTGATTGTTGGCCACCTGAACAAGGAAATCGAGCAAGACTTGGGAGGTCAGCTTTTAAATGTTTCAATAAAAGATTTTCCGAATGAAAAGGGCTACTTTATGCTGTGGCGGATATCACTTACTCCTGACAGCCAGGGGCAGAAGATTATCCCAATTTTCATTAACCAGGATTTTATCCTGCGTCCTATGGCGGGTAAGAAAATATGGGAGGCTATTCTTGACAAAGACAGGGTTATTACTGTTTGCGAAGGGGAAAAGATCGATATAGAAACTCAGAATAAGCTCCGTACAGCGTCACAGGAATTTGCCTACGACACTTTCTTAACGCTGAAAGCAGAACTGGAAAAAAGAAATGAAGAAACATACAGAAAGTATTTGTATGCTTTGAACCTGCGCATCGAGGCTGCGCAGCGGATAGGGATCGAAAATATCAGGAAG
Above is a window of Desulfitibacter alkalitolerans DSM 16504 DNA encoding:
- a CDS encoding TrlF family AAA-like ATPase produces the protein MSEYQRGSEWRRWDLHVHTPGTIKNDKYTGSSIEEKWNTFYTDITTYIGDGTDIARNVVALGITDYLSVENYKKVLIDNRLPATVKLVLPNVEMRMYPLSKQSGINIHFLFDPAIVNDLDDRFFSQMSITYGGRTYTATKSQLIQLGRAVSSSVVDEDDAYKIGVGQFIPSFDSIKSIFDKDADLREKVIIVVSNGSNDGVTGAANHSCYFDSSSHVSDFDATRQAIYQFADAIFSANQNDIDYFLGKRADSPDKVIQKCGSLMPCIHGCDAHENSKIFEPDQKRYCWIKADPTFNGLKQVLYEPEQRVRISELIPEQKPDYYVIDRIEFKDTDFQTQPVVFNDKLTCIIGGKSTGKSILLHNLALAIDKKQVEEKISITNTNTKVVDKLKVYWADGSISSDASNDTIHKIVYIPQTYLNRLTDEKEEKTEIDSIIENIVLNNQVVKKVYEETKEAIKAYKPELDKAIYDLLEKHRELGEIDSKRKELGNKPGIEAEINKLRAQKEQLSKALSLSENDIKSYDEAVSKVSQLTRQITDLTNEIDNINAISSLVVAKDIDYPFSKNTMTEINQVISKAIEAANEVWLSAKKTIIENINVIKLQKEKELSGYIQTQESLHDRVQGNKAIIELTDKIKLESEKLGKLIEMDNQFKEISKRANVLLEQVVDSMAFYAKQHKKYADAVNGNTDLSTDDLVFSVGYPFRKEAFLEKLKHIIDNRTLKKIINLDDFSAEDYSKQNVYSIVTKILSGELPLVKNNTVESALRIILADWYNTTYSVKMDGDTIDVMSPGKKALVLLKLLISLANSKCPILIDQPEDDLDNRSIFDDLIPFIKSKKKDRQIIVVTHNANIVLGSDAEEVIIANQNGKNSPNKEYRFEYRSGSIEDDKPVMGADGSPESGILNSQGVQQHICDILEGGKKAFDLRKQKYRI
- a CDS encoding DEAD/DEAH box helicase; the encoded protein is MIIGDYVFDKTKNERVQILEISEVWGFVSYKVFNASTGTVYKLSAADICAEVPEENFNESYLRYVAMHSKIKNETSEGILSKLSSGIIPLPHQLHVLNRALSNNNVRYILADEVGLGKTIEAGLIIKELKTRGLIKRILVVCPTGLVTQWSLEMQDKFNEKFHVILPEDYDTIRKITGNEDVYGQFDQVISPMDSIKPLERRVGWTEEKIAQYNEERIYSIINSGWDLVVIDEAHRVAGSSGEVARYKLGNLLAAASPYLLLLTATPHNGKTEPFLRLIRLVDEKAFPNINAIVKEQVAPYVIRTEKREAIDNNGNKLFKNRTTRAIELHWDERHSMQRRLYEMVSDYVAQNYNKAMRNRGKNMWFVFLLIMMQRLVTSSTSAVRESMERRVKVLEEQAFKYQSMSEEEFAEMELEENMEDAIAAISLDIKEEIAQLNDIIAVAKQAEFQYLDVKVEPLLEIIDDLFAEDRQRKVIIFTEFVATQSYLVKLLKDRGYSTSILNGSMSIEERNAVLQEFKTETDILISTDAGGEGLNLQFSNCIINYDLPWNPMKIEQRIGRVDRIGQQRDVIVYNFILADTVENRVKAVLEEKLSVILKEIGIDKYSDVLDSETAELNFTDAYMKSIRNPKNIELNIRPVEEDLKKQVQNTMRIKDLIKEEKDLTSMIGTGSAFDFEAALRQMVTYYENYKGNPYLPIENFSINDPVIVGHLNKEIEQDLGGQLLNVSIKDFPNEKGYFMLWRISLTPDSQGQKIIPIFINQDFILRPMAGKKIWEAILDKDRVITVCEGEKIDIETQNKLRTASQEFAYDTFLTLKAELEKRNEETYRKYLYALNLRIEAAQRIGIENIRKHKLMALSREKAEIEANYQAGKKFCPDFKPVLIVHME